From one Streptomyces sp. R41 genomic stretch:
- a CDS encoding GNAT family N-acetyltransferase, which translates to MSTTSRMTTTDIGTFTIRPLDPTEDAELLHGWVTHPKAAFWMMQEAKLPDVEREYMAIAASEYHDAFLGLLDGEPVFLMERYNPAHVELVGLYEPEPGDVGMHFLVAPSDTPVHGFTRAVITAVMEHLFADPATARVVVEPDVRNKAVHALNEAVGFIPEREIQKPEKKALLSFCTREQFRKAAAA; encoded by the coding sequence ATGAGCACCACGAGCCGTATGACCACCACCGACATCGGCACGTTCACCATCCGCCCCCTCGACCCCACCGAGGACGCCGAGCTGCTGCACGGCTGGGTCACCCATCCCAAGGCCGCCTTCTGGATGATGCAGGAGGCGAAACTGCCCGACGTGGAGCGTGAGTACATGGCCATCGCGGCCAGCGAGTACCACGACGCGTTCCTCGGGCTGCTGGACGGCGAGCCCGTCTTCCTCATGGAGCGCTACAACCCGGCGCACGTCGAGCTCGTCGGCCTGTACGAGCCGGAGCCCGGCGACGTCGGCATGCACTTCCTCGTCGCGCCGAGCGACACACCCGTGCACGGCTTCACCCGGGCCGTGATCACCGCCGTGATGGAGCACCTGTTCGCCGACCCGGCGACCGCGCGCGTCGTCGTCGAACCCGACGTACGCAACAAGGCCGTGCACGCCCTCAACGAAGCCGTCGGCTTCATACCCGAGCGCGAGATCCAGAAGCCGGAGAAGAAGGCGTTGCTGAGCTTCTGCACCCGGGAGCAGTTCCGGAAGGCGGCGGCCGCATGA
- a CDS encoding DUF4429 domain-containing protein, with amino-acid sequence MAEIIQRDGTWTFDGDALRLTPGRDKNVSLLRKTLGELTVPLGALASVSFEQGKKTGRLRLRLRDGADPLLQATGGKLAEPNDPYQLTVESDRYGVAEYFVDEVRNALLLDQVPSDPVDGYLLPGPSVPLSASAGDGTASFDGEHVRLEWNWKTEDAKAAAGARALALSDITAVEWHPAVGLENGCLRFVVRGAETKAPPKYDPNSVELWGFKKDPLMALVAAAVQARLPHPTAPTDREPVKELPRAPEPPTEADHDALLRRLRELGDLHKEGVLTDEEFALAKQAVLRRM; translated from the coding sequence ATGGCGGAAATCATCCAGAGGGACGGCACGTGGACCTTCGACGGCGACGCACTGCGGCTGACACCGGGGCGCGACAAGAACGTCAGTCTGCTCCGCAAGACCCTGGGTGAACTGACCGTCCCGCTCGGCGCGTTGGCGAGCGTCTCCTTCGAGCAGGGCAAGAAGACCGGGCGGCTGAGGCTCAGGCTGCGCGACGGCGCCGACCCGCTGCTCCAGGCGACGGGCGGCAAGCTCGCCGAGCCGAACGACCCGTACCAGCTCACTGTCGAGTCCGACCGCTACGGCGTCGCGGAGTACTTCGTGGACGAGGTGCGCAACGCACTGCTCCTCGACCAGGTGCCGTCCGACCCCGTCGACGGCTACCTGCTGCCCGGCCCCTCCGTGCCGCTGTCCGCCTCCGCGGGTGACGGCACCGCGAGCTTCGACGGCGAGCACGTACGCCTGGAGTGGAACTGGAAGACGGAGGACGCGAAAGCCGCGGCGGGCGCCCGCGCGCTCGCTCTGAGCGACATCACGGCAGTCGAGTGGCACCCCGCGGTCGGCCTGGAGAACGGCTGCCTGCGGTTCGTCGTGCGCGGCGCGGAGACCAAGGCCCCGCCGAAGTACGACCCCAACTCCGTGGAACTGTGGGGCTTCAAGAAGGACCCGCTGATGGCCCTGGTCGCGGCGGCCGTGCAGGCGCGGCTGCCGCATCCGACGGCGCCGACCGACCGGGAGCCGGTGAAGGAACTGCCGCGGGCGCCTGAGCCCCCCACCGAGGCCGACCACGACGCCCTCCTGCGCCGCCTGCGCGAGCTCGGCGACCTGCACAAGGAGGGCGTCCTGACGGACGAGGAGTTCGCGCTGGCCAAGCAGGCGGTCCTCAGGCGCATGTAG
- a CDS encoding beta-N-acetylhexosaminidase, with protein sequence MRQHHRTPRLLVTLLLVAAAGISAVGAAPPAADRTATPLGQVVPAPASVHASGPAYRITSDTRIRIDDDSREARRVGEYLADILRPSTGYRLPVTSHDGGSIRLRLGGTGLGDEGYRLDSGRDGVTITAGKPAGLFHGVQTLRQLLPASVEKNSPQPGPWLVAGGTIKDTPRYGYRGAMLDVSRHFFTVSQVKRYIDELALYKVNKLHLHLSDDQGWRIAIDSWPRLATYGGSTQVGGGQGGYYTKAQYKEIVQYAASRYLEVVPEIDMPGHTNAALASYAQLNCDGVAPSLYTGTDVGFSSLCVAKPVTYDFVDDVIRELAAITPGTYIHVGGDEAHSTSHADYVAFMDKVQPIVAKYGKTVIGWHQLTGATPAKGAIAQYWGLDDTSAEEKAQVAKAAQNGTGLVLSPADRLYLDMKYTADTPLGQDWAGLVEVKRSYDWDPGNYLPGAPSSAIRGVEAPLWTETILNSAHIDYMTFPRLPGAAELGWSPASTHDWDTYKVRLAAQGPRWEALGIGYYRSPQVPWPASR encoded by the coding sequence GTGAGACAGCACCACAGAACGCCCCGCCTTCTTGTTACGCTGCTGCTCGTGGCGGCCGCCGGTATCTCTGCCGTCGGCGCGGCACCCCCCGCGGCCGACCGGACCGCGACCCCTCTGGGGCAGGTGGTCCCGGCCCCCGCCTCGGTCCACGCGAGCGGACCCGCGTACCGCATCACCAGTGACACCCGTATCCGTATCGACGACGACTCGCGGGAGGCCCGCCGGGTCGGCGAGTACCTCGCGGACATCCTGCGTCCCTCCACCGGCTACCGGCTGCCGGTCACCTCGCACGACGGGGGATCCATTCGGCTCCGGCTCGGCGGCACGGGACTGGGCGACGAGGGGTATCGCCTGGACAGTGGCCGGGACGGTGTCACCATCACGGCCGGCAAGCCCGCCGGGCTCTTCCACGGCGTCCAGACCCTGCGCCAGCTCCTCCCGGCCTCCGTCGAGAAGAACTCCCCGCAGCCCGGACCCTGGCTGGTCGCGGGCGGCACCATCAAGGACACCCCGCGCTACGGCTACCGAGGCGCGATGCTCGACGTCTCCCGGCACTTCTTCACCGTCTCCCAAGTCAAGCGCTACATCGACGAGTTGGCCCTCTACAAGGTCAACAAGCTGCATCTGCACCTGAGCGACGACCAGGGCTGGCGCATCGCGATCGACTCGTGGCCGCGCCTCGCCACGTACGGCGGCTCCACGCAGGTCGGCGGCGGACAGGGCGGCTACTACACCAAGGCCCAGTACAAGGAGATCGTCCAGTACGCCGCCTCGCGCTATCTGGAGGTCGTCCCGGAGATCGACATGCCGGGGCACACCAACGCCGCGCTCGCCTCGTACGCCCAGCTGAACTGCGACGGGGTCGCGCCGTCCCTCTACACCGGCACGGACGTCGGCTTCAGCTCGCTGTGCGTGGCGAAGCCGGTGACGTACGACTTCGTGGACGACGTGATCCGGGAGCTGGCCGCGATCACGCCGGGCACATACATCCACGTGGGAGGGGATGAGGCCCACTCCACCAGTCACGCCGACTACGTGGCCTTCATGGACAAGGTGCAGCCCATCGTCGCCAAGTACGGCAAGACGGTGATCGGCTGGCACCAGCTGACCGGGGCCACCCCGGCGAAGGGCGCCATCGCGCAGTACTGGGGGCTCGACGACACCAGCGCCGAGGAGAAGGCGCAGGTCGCGAAGGCCGCGCAGAACGGGACGGGGCTCGTCCTGTCGCCCGCAGACCGGCTCTACCTCGACATGAAGTACACCGCCGACACCCCGCTGGGGCAGGACTGGGCAGGCCTGGTCGAGGTGAAGCGGTCCTACGACTGGGACCCGGGCAACTACCTGCCGGGAGCCCCGAGTTCGGCGATCCGGGGAGTGGAGGCGCCGTTGTGGACGGAGACGATTCTGAACTCCGCCCACATCGACTACATGACGTTCCCGCGGCTGCCCGGCGCCGCCGAGCTCGGCTGGTCGCCCGCGTCGACGCACGACTGGGACACGTACAAGGTGCGGCTCGCGGCGCAGGGGCCGCGGTGGGAGGCGCTGGGGATCGGGTACTACCGGTCGCCCCAGGTGCCCTGGCCCGCGTCCCGGTGA
- a CDS encoding siderophore-interacting protein → MTTAVAAPFRFFSLQVVRTRRLGPSLLRVTFAGPDLHAFHSDGRDQSLSLFLPHPGQPEPVIPIELGDGWWQGWRELPDDVRAVMRSYTLRALRRNPDEIDIDFALHGVEPGAATPAGPASLWASRAAVGDRVVLLGPAIEDNRAIRFRPPEDTDLVVIWGDETAAPAASAILESLPEGTRVRAWLEVHHAGDIQDLVTSADAEITWLVRADGSPMAVDTVRAAQLPPAEAPYAWIAGESGQVKELRRHLVRERGIDRRRVTFVGYWRRGLSEEQLRETE, encoded by the coding sequence ATGACGACGGCCGTAGCCGCCCCGTTCCGTTTCTTCTCCCTCCAGGTCGTACGGACGAGGCGGCTCGGCCCGTCTCTGCTCCGGGTGACCTTCGCGGGCCCCGATCTGCACGCGTTCCACTCCGACGGACGCGACCAGAGCCTCTCGCTCTTCCTGCCGCACCCGGGCCAGCCCGAGCCCGTCATCCCCATCGAGCTGGGCGACGGCTGGTGGCAGGGCTGGCGCGAACTCCCGGACGACGTACGGGCGGTGATGCGCTCGTACACCCTGCGCGCCCTGCGGCGGAACCCCGACGAGATCGACATCGACTTCGCGCTGCACGGCGTGGAACCGGGGGCGGCGACGCCCGCCGGGCCCGCGTCGCTCTGGGCATCCCGAGCGGCCGTCGGCGACCGCGTCGTCCTGCTCGGCCCGGCGATCGAGGACAACCGGGCGATCCGCTTCCGCCCACCCGAGGACACCGACCTGGTCGTCATCTGGGGCGACGAGACCGCCGCACCCGCCGCCTCGGCCATCCTCGAATCGCTGCCGGAGGGCACCCGCGTCCGCGCCTGGCTGGAGGTCCATCACGCAGGCGACATCCAGGACTTGGTGACCTCGGCCGACGCCGAGATCACCTGGCTCGTGCGCGCCGACGGGTCCCCCATGGCCGTCGACACCGTGCGAGCCGCCCAACTTCCGCCCGCCGAGGCGCCGTACGCCTGGATCGCGGGCGAGTCCGGTCAGGTGAAGGAGTTGCGCCGCCATCTCGTGCGCGAGCGCGGGATCGACCGCAGGCGGGTCACCTTCGTGGGCTACTGGCGGCGCGGGCTGAGCGAGGAGCAACTGCGCGAAACAGAGTGA
- a CDS encoding ABC transporter substrate-binding protein, producing MSNARATHLTRRGILAAGGALGLGAVLAACGDDNDSKSGGSDSTKAAEKSGPWTFKDDRGTTVKLDKIPANIVAFTGVAAALYDYGIEVKGVFGPTKTKDGKADVQAGDMDISKVTVLGNEWGQFNIEKYAGLAPDVLISTMFDDAGTLWYVPEESKAKILKLAPSVGISVYDVQMPKPLERMLALAESLGADVKSTKITEAKKKFETAAERLRKAAKSRPEIKVLAGSASQDIFYVSGSNLSIDLEYFKALGVNLVEPSAKALKASGGWFENLSWENVDKYPADIIIMDDRTSTIQPADITEATWKKLPAVKAGQVVARTPEPILSYDKCTPILDNLAEAIEKAKKVA from the coding sequence ATGTCCAACGCCCGTGCCACCCACCTCACCCGTCGCGGCATCCTCGCCGCGGGCGGCGCCCTCGGCCTCGGTGCCGTCCTCGCCGCCTGCGGCGACGACAACGACTCGAAAAGCGGTGGCTCGGACTCGACCAAGGCCGCCGAGAAGTCCGGTCCCTGGACCTTCAAGGACGACCGCGGCACGACGGTGAAGCTGGACAAGATCCCGGCGAACATCGTCGCCTTCACCGGTGTCGCCGCCGCGCTGTACGACTACGGCATCGAGGTCAAGGGCGTCTTCGGCCCGACAAAGACCAAGGACGGCAAGGCCGATGTCCAGGCCGGCGACATGGACATCAGCAAGGTGACGGTCCTCGGCAACGAATGGGGTCAGTTCAACATCGAGAAGTACGCGGGCCTCGCCCCCGACGTCCTGATCTCGACGATGTTCGACGACGCGGGCACCCTCTGGTACGTCCCCGAGGAGTCCAAGGCCAAGATCCTCAAGCTGGCCCCGAGCGTCGGCATCTCCGTCTACGACGTGCAGATGCCCAAGCCGCTTGAGCGCATGCTGGCGCTCGCCGAGTCGCTCGGCGCCGATGTGAAGTCCACGAAGATCACCGAGGCGAAGAAGAAGTTCGAGACGGCCGCCGAGCGCCTGCGCAAGGCCGCCAAGTCCCGCCCGGAGATCAAGGTCCTCGCCGGCTCCGCGAGCCAGGACATCTTCTACGTCTCCGGCTCCAACCTCTCCATCGACCTGGAGTACTTCAAGGCCCTCGGCGTGAACCTCGTCGAGCCGTCGGCCAAGGCCCTGAAGGCCAGCGGCGGCTGGTTCGAGAACCTGAGCTGGGAGAACGTCGACAAGTACCCGGCCGACATCATCATCATGGACGACCGCACCTCGACCATCCAGCCGGCCGACATCACCGAGGCCACCTGGAAGAAGCTGCCCGCCGTCAAGGCCGGCCAGGTCGTCGCGCGCACGCCCGAGCCGATCCTGTCCTACGACAAGTGCACCCCGATCCTCGACAACCTCGCCGAGGCCATCGAGAAGGCCAAGAAGGTCGCCTGA
- a CDS encoding IucA/IucC family siderophore biosynthesis protein, protein MSLADAVAHLSPERWARANRLLVRKALAEFAHERLITPESLPDGRYEVRSDDGLTRYRFTARLRSLDHWQVDAESITRHRDGGELPLAALDFFIELKKSLGLSDEVLPVYLEEISSTLSGTCFKLTKPQIPAAELAKSGFQAIETGMTEGHPCFVANNGRLGFGVHEYLSYAPETASPVRLVWLAAHRSRAAFTAGVGIDYESFVREELGTETVQRFAETLKSQGLDPDDYLLIPVHPWQWWNKLSVTFAAEVAQRHLVCLGEGDDEYLAQQSIRTFFNHSNPEKHYVKTALSVLNMGFMRGLSAAYMEATPAINDWLAQLVENDPVLKSTGLSLIRERAAVGYRHLEFEAATDRYSPYRKMLAALWRESPVPSLQEGETLATMASLAHVDHEGASFAGALIERSGLTPVEWLRRYLRAYLTPLLHSFYAYDLVYMPHGENVILVLKDGAVQRAIYKDIAEEIAVMDPDAVLPPAVERIRVEVPEDKKLLSIFTDVFDCFFRFLAANLADEGILDEDDFWRTVAESIREYQDATPELADKFRQYDMFAPEFALSCLNRLQLRDNKQMVDLADPSGALQLVGNLKNPIAGL, encoded by the coding sequence ATGAGCCTCGCCGACGCCGTCGCCCACCTCTCCCCCGAGCGCTGGGCCCGCGCCAACCGTCTCCTCGTCCGCAAGGCGCTCGCGGAGTTCGCCCACGAGCGGCTGATCACGCCGGAGAGCCTCCCGGACGGCCGCTACGAGGTCCGCAGCGACGACGGTCTCACCCGCTACCGATTCACCGCCCGCCTCCGCTCCCTCGACCACTGGCAGGTCGACGCCGAGTCGATCACCCGGCACCGCGACGGCGGCGAACTCCCCCTCGCCGCCCTCGACTTCTTCATCGAGCTGAAGAAGTCCCTCGGCCTGAGCGACGAGGTCCTGCCGGTCTACCTGGAGGAGATCTCCTCCACGCTCTCGGGCACCTGCTTCAAGCTCACCAAGCCGCAGATCCCGGCCGCGGAACTCGCCAAAAGCGGCTTCCAGGCCATCGAGACCGGTATGACCGAGGGCCACCCCTGCTTCGTCGCCAACAACGGGCGGCTCGGCTTCGGGGTGCACGAGTACCTCTCGTACGCTCCCGAGACCGCGAGCCCGGTCCGCCTGGTGTGGCTGGCCGCGCACCGCTCGCGAGCCGCCTTCACGGCGGGAGTCGGCATCGACTACGAGTCCTTCGTGCGCGAGGAGTTGGGTACCGAAACGGTTCAGCGGTTCGCGGAGACACTGAAGAGCCAGGGCCTCGACCCCGACGACTACCTCCTCATCCCCGTCCACCCCTGGCAGTGGTGGAACAAACTCTCGGTGACCTTCGCGGCCGAGGTCGCCCAGCGGCACCTCGTCTGCCTCGGCGAGGGCGACGACGAGTACCTGGCCCAGCAGTCGATCCGGACCTTCTTCAACCACTCCAACCCCGAGAAGCACTACGTCAAAACGGCGCTCTCGGTCCTCAACATGGGCTTCATGCGCGGGCTTTCCGCCGCCTACATGGAGGCGACCCCGGCGATCAACGACTGGCTGGCCCAACTCGTGGAGAACGACCCTGTGTTGAAGTCGACCGGCCTGTCGCTCATCCGCGAGCGCGCCGCGGTCGGCTACCGCCACCTGGAGTTCGAGGCCGCCACGGACCGCTACTCCCCGTACCGCAAAATGCTCGCCGCCCTGTGGCGCGAGAGTCCGGTGCCCTCGCTCCAGGAGGGCGAGACCCTGGCGACCATGGCGTCCCTCGCGCACGTCGACCACGAGGGCGCGTCCTTCGCGGGCGCGCTGATCGAGCGGTCGGGGCTGACGCCGGTGGAGTGGCTGCGCCGTTATCTGCGCGCCTACCTCACACCGCTGCTGCACAGCTTCTACGCGTACGACCTCGTCTACATGCCGCACGGCGAGAACGTCATCCTGGTCCTCAAGGACGGCGCCGTACAGCGCGCGATCTACAAGGACATCGCCGAGGAGATCGCGGTCATGGACCCGGACGCGGTGCTGCCGCCCGCGGTCGAGCGGATCCGCGTCGAGGTCCCCGAGGACAAGAAACTCCTGTCGATCTTCACGGACGTCTTCGACTGCTTCTTCCGCTTCCTCGCCGCGAACCTCGCCGACGAGGGGATCCTCGACGAGGACGACTTCTGGCGGACGGTCGCCGAGTCCATACGCGAGTACCAGGACGCGACGCCCGAACTCGCCGACAAATTCCGGCAGTACGACATGTTCGCACCCGAGTTCGCGCTGTCCTGCCTCAACCGCCTCCAGCTGCGCGACAACAAGCAGATGGTGGACCTGGCCGATCCGTCGGGCGCGTTGCAGCTGGTCGGCAACCTGAAGAACCCGATCGCGGGTCTGTGA
- the desA gene encoding lysine decarboxylase DesA, translated as MRSHLLNDTTAEHYRRSVTEGVERVAAKLATTERPFTGITVDALAPRIEQIDLNRPLHDTTAVLDELEEVYLRDAVYFHHPRYLAHLNCPVVIPAVLGEAVLSAVNSSLDTWDQSAGGTLIERKLIDWTNERIGLGPAADGVFTSGGSQSNLQALLLAREEAKSDGVAKLRIFASEVSHFSVKKSAKLLGLSQDSVVSIPVDHDKRLQTVALAHELERCKRDGLVPMAVVATAGTTDFGSIDPLPEIAELCAQFGSWMHVDAAYGCGLLTSLKNRDRLVGIERADSVTVDYHKSFFQPVSSSAVLVRDASTLRHATYHAEYLNPRRMVQERIPNQVDKSLQTTRRFDALKLWMTLRVMGADGIGELFDEVCALAEEGWKLLAADPRYDVVVEPSLSTLVFRYIPAAVTDPAEIDRANLYARKALFATGDAVVAGTKVGGRHYLKFTLLNPETTTDDIAAVLDLIAGHAEQYLGESLDRAS; from the coding sequence ATGCGCTCGCACCTGCTCAATGACACGACTGCGGAGCACTACCGCCGCTCCGTGACGGAAGGCGTAGAGCGGGTGGCGGCCAAACTCGCCACCACCGAACGGCCGTTCACCGGCATCACGGTCGACGCCCTCGCTCCCCGCATCGAGCAGATCGACCTGAACCGCCCGCTGCACGACACCACGGCGGTCCTCGACGAGCTGGAGGAGGTCTACCTCCGGGACGCGGTCTACTTCCATCACCCGCGCTACCTCGCGCACCTCAACTGCCCGGTCGTCATCCCGGCCGTGCTCGGCGAAGCCGTCCTCTCCGCCGTCAACTCCTCGCTGGACACCTGGGACCAGTCGGCCGGCGGCACCCTCATCGAGCGCAAGCTCATCGACTGGACCAACGAGCGCATCGGCCTCGGCCCGGCCGCCGACGGGGTGTTCACCAGCGGCGGCAGCCAGTCCAACCTCCAGGCTCTGCTGCTGGCCCGTGAGGAGGCCAAGTCCGACGGCGTCGCCAAACTGCGGATCTTCGCCTCCGAGGTCAGCCACTTCAGCGTCAAGAAGTCGGCGAAACTGCTCGGCCTGAGCCAGGACTCCGTCGTCTCGATCCCCGTCGACCACGACAAGCGCCTGCAGACGGTCGCCCTCGCCCACGAACTGGAGCGCTGCAAGCGCGACGGCCTGGTCCCCATGGCCGTCGTCGCCACCGCGGGCACCACCGACTTCGGCTCCATCGACCCGCTTCCTGAAATCGCCGAGCTCTGCGCCCAGTTCGGCTCCTGGATGCACGTCGACGCCGCCTACGGCTGCGGACTGCTCACCTCCCTGAAGAACCGGGACCGCCTCGTCGGCATCGAGCGCGCCGACTCCGTCACCGTCGACTACCACAAGTCCTTCTTCCAGCCGGTGAGTTCGTCCGCCGTGCTCGTCCGGGACGCCTCCACCCTGCGCCACGCGACCTACCACGCGGAGTACTTGAACCCCCGCCGCATGGTCCAGGAGCGCATCCCCAACCAGGTCGACAAGTCCCTGCAGACCACCCGACGCTTCGACGCGCTCAAGCTGTGGATGACGCTGCGCGTGATGGGCGCCGACGGCATCGGCGAACTCTTCGACGAGGTCTGCGCCCTGGCGGAGGAGGGCTGGAAACTGCTCGCCGCCGACCCGCGCTACGACGTCGTGGTCGAGCCGTCCCTCTCCACCCTGGTCTTCCGCTACATCCCGGCCGCCGTCACCGACCCGGCCGAGATCGACCGCGCCAACCTGTACGCCCGCAAGGCCCTGTTCGCGACCGGTGACGCCGTCGTCGCGGGCACCAAGGTCGGCGGCCGCCACTACCTGAAGTTCACCCTGCTCAACCCCGAGACCACGACGGACGACATCGCCGCCGTGCTCGATCTGATCGCCGGCCATGCCGAGCAGTACCTGGGAGAGTCCCTTGACCGCGCATCCTGA
- a CDS encoding lysine N(6)-hydroxylase/L-ornithine N(5)-oxygenase family protein, translating into MTAHPEATNTTYDFVGIGLGPFNLGLACLTEPIAELDGVFLDSKPGFEWHAGMFLDGAHLQTPFMSDLVTLADPTSPYSFLNYLKEKGRLYSFYIRENFYPLRVEYDDYCRWAADKLTNVRFSTTVTEVMYDEGAGLYLVRTEAGETFRARHLVLGTGTPPYIPDACAGLGGDFIHNSRYMQHKAELQRKESITLVGSGQSAAEIYYDLLSEIDVHGYRLNWVTRSPRFFPLEYTKLTLEMTSPEYIDYYHALPEQTRYRLTAQQKGLFKGIDGDLINEIFDLLYQKNLGGPVPTRLLTNSSLNTVTYRDGGYELGLRQEEQEKDYELRSEGLILATGYKYAEPEFLKPVHDRLRHDAQGNFDIARNYSIDTTGRGVFLQNAGVHTHSITSPDLGMGAYRNSYIIRELLGTEYYPVEKTIAFQEFAV; encoded by the coding sequence TTGACCGCGCATCCTGAAGCAACGAACACGACCTACGACTTCGTAGGGATCGGTCTCGGCCCCTTCAACCTCGGCCTCGCCTGTCTCACCGAGCCCATCGCCGAACTCGACGGCGTCTTCCTGGACTCGAAGCCGGGCTTCGAGTGGCACGCGGGCATGTTCCTCGACGGCGCCCACCTCCAGACCCCGTTCATGTCGGACCTGGTCACCCTGGCCGACCCGACATCGCCGTACTCCTTCCTCAACTACCTGAAGGAGAAGGGCCGGCTGTACTCGTTCTACATCCGCGAGAACTTCTACCCGTTGCGGGTCGAGTACGACGACTACTGCCGCTGGGCCGCCGACAAACTCACCAACGTCCGCTTCAGCACGACAGTGACCGAAGTGATGTACGACGAAGGGGCCGGTCTCTACCTCGTACGGACCGAGGCCGGCGAAACGTTCCGCGCCCGCCATCTGGTCCTCGGCACCGGCACCCCGCCGTACATCCCCGACGCCTGTGCGGGCCTGGGCGGCGACTTCATCCACAACTCCCGCTACATGCAGCACAAAGCGGAGTTGCAGCGCAAGGAGTCGATCACACTGGTCGGCAGCGGTCAGTCCGCCGCCGAGATCTACTACGACCTGCTCAGCGAGATCGACGTCCACGGCTACCGGCTGAACTGGGTCACCCGCTCCCCGCGCTTCTTCCCGCTGGAGTACACCAAGCTCACGCTGGAGATGACCTCCCCGGAGTACATCGACTACTACCACGCGCTGCCGGAGCAGACCCGCTACCGCCTCACGGCCCAGCAGAAAGGCCTGTTCAAGGGCATCGACGGCGATCTGATCAACGAGATCTTCGACCTGCTCTACCAGAAGAACCTCGGCGGCCCGGTCCCCACCCGTCTGCTCACCAACTCCTCGCTGAACACGGTCACTTACCGGGACGGCGGCTACGAGCTGGGGCTGCGCCAGGAGGAGCAGGAGAAGGACTACGAGCTGCGCTCCGAGGGCCTGATCCTCGCCACCGGCTACAAATACGCCGAGCCGGAGTTCCTCAAGCCCGTCCACGACCGGCTGCGCCACGACGCACAGGGCAACTTCGACATCGCCCGCAACTACTCGATCGACACCACGGGCCGGGGCGTCTTCCTCCAGAACGCCGGCGTCCACACCCACAGCATCACCTCCCCGGACCTGGGCATGGGCGCGTACCGCAACTCGTACATCATCCGAGAGCTGCTCGGCACCGAGTACTACCCCGTCGAGAAGACGATCGCGTTCCAGGAGTTTGCCGTATGA